From the genome of Kryptolebias marmoratus isolate JLee-2015 linkage group LG19, ASM164957v2, whole genome shotgun sequence, one region includes:
- the LOC119618023 gene encoding trace amine-associated receptor 1-like, whose product METVNHTEVDYVHPCYEIDLSFSHALNSLPSVVCILLYIFLASLAVVTVCGNLLIITSVIYFTQLHTPTNSLILSLAVTDLLVGVLVFPFSMAFSLSSCLQYGGLICQVRDIFDVSLSTCSILNLSCIAIDRYYAVCQPLTYTTKMNSRVVVVMILVNWSVSVFIGIGMAIAGLNQEACEESCSMEVLLSSTLGPTFSFYLPALVMLCIYMKIFLVAQRQARTIQNTKKSGVTASKMERKATKTLAIVMGIFLICWTPLFLCITSTPFSSNSVPLPVIETLNWVTLTNSMLNPFIYAFFYSWYRAAFRIIISGKIFQGNFANSKLA is encoded by the coding sequence ATGGAAACTGTCAACCACACTGAAGTTGATTATGTACATCCATGCTATGAAATAGATTTAAGTTTTTCTCATGCTCTGAACAGTTTACCCTCTGTagtatgtattttattgtatattttccTTGCTTCTTTGGCTGTTGTCACAGTATGTGGAAACCTTCTTATAATAAcctctgttatttattttacacagctCCACACTCCCACAAACTCTCTCATCCTCTCTCTGGCTGTGACTGACCTTCTTGTTGGAGTTTTGGTATTTCCTTTTAGCATGGCTTTCTCACTGAGCTCATGTCTGCAATATGGTGGCTTAATTTGTCAAGTACGGGACATCTTTGATGTATCACTGAGCACATGTTCTATTCTAAACCTGAGTTGTATTGCTATTGACAGATATTATGCAGTGTGTCAGCCTCTCACTTACACAACTAAAATGAATAGTCGTGTTGTTGTGGTCATGATCCTGGTGAATTGGAGTGTCTCTGTGTTCATTGGAATTGGGATGGCAATTGCAGGATTAAATCAGGAAGCATGTGAAGAAAGCTGTTCTATGGAGGTACTACTATCAAGCACTTTAGGTCCTACCTTTTCATTTTATCTCCCAGCACTTGTAATGCTGTGTATCTACATGAAGATTTTTCTTGTTGCACAGAGGCAGGCACGCACCATCCAAAACACCAAGAAGTCTGGAGTAACTGCCAGTAAAATGGAGAGGAAGGCCACAAAAACTTTGGCCATTGTTATGGGAATTTTTCTGATCTGCTGGActcctttgtttctttgcatCACCTCTACCCCTTTCAGTAGCAATTCAGTACCGCTTCCTGTGATTGAAACACTGAACTGGGTTACTCTAACAAATTCAATGCTGAATCCAttcatttatgcttttttttacagttggTACCGGGCAGCTTTTAGAATTATCATTTCCGGAAAAATATTTCAGGGTAATTTTGCTAATTCCAAACTGGCttaa